The following proteins are encoded in a genomic region of Paenibacillus sp. FSL H3-0469:
- a CDS encoding neutral zinc metallopeptidase, with protein sequence MKWQGRRGSSNVEDRRGRGGGGGGKLIGGGISGIVIIVIVTLLSGGNIGDIMGNLTSTGSGTNSSVPYEQSAQEKELSEFVSVVLADTEDVWSDIFKKQGMTYQDPTLVLYSGSVNSACGTASSAVGPFYCPGDAKLYIDLSFYDELQQQFKAPGDFAMAYVIAHEVGHHVQTLLGASEQLNAERQRLSEAEFNKVQVRFELQADYYAGVWAHHVQGQNLLEEGDLEEALTAASAVGDDTIQKRAQGYVVPDSFTHGTSEQRKRWFYKGFNSGTIAGGDTFKAAEL encoded by the coding sequence ATGAAATGGCAGGGCAGAAGAGGCAGTTCTAATGTGGAAGACCGCAGAGGCCGCGGCGGGGGCGGCGGGGGCAAGCTGATCGGCGGCGGAATTAGCGGGATCGTGATTATAGTGATTGTTACGCTGCTGAGCGGCGGGAATATCGGCGATATTATGGGGAATCTGACCTCAACCGGTTCGGGTACGAACTCAAGTGTCCCTTATGAACAGAGTGCCCAGGAGAAGGAGCTATCCGAGTTCGTATCTGTGGTGCTGGCCGATACCGAGGATGTCTGGTCCGATATCTTCAAAAAGCAGGGGATGACTTACCAGGACCCGACGCTTGTGCTCTACAGCGGTAGTGTGAACTCTGCCTGCGGAACCGCAAGCTCAGCCGTAGGCCCGTTTTATTGTCCGGGAGACGCCAAGCTGTATATCGATCTCAGCTTCTATGATGAGCTGCAGCAGCAGTTCAAGGCGCCGGGTGACTTCGCCATGGCGTATGTGATTGCTCATGAGGTGGGACATCATGTGCAGACGCTGCTGGGCGCTTCCGAGCAGCTGAATGCAGAACGCCAGCGCCTCAGCGAGGCCGAATTCAACAAGGTGCAGGTCCGCTTCGAGCTGCAGGCCGATTATTATGCTGGGGTCTGGGCGCATCATGTCCAGGGCCAGAATCTGCTGGAGGAAGGGGACCTCGAGGAGGCACTGACTGCGGCAAGCGCAGTCGGGGATGATACGATCCAGAAGCGGGCGCAGGGCTATGTGGTGCCGGACAGCTTCACGCACGGAACGTCCGAACAGCGCAAGCGCTGGTTCTATAAGGGCTTCAACTCCGGCACGATTGCCGGCGGAGATACTTTCAAGGCTGCTGAACTGTAG
- the cobA gene encoding uroporphyrinogen-III C-methyltransferase yields the protein MAGKVYLVGAGPGDAKLITVKGLECIQKADVLVYDRLASPRLLKWMKPGGEKIYVGKLSDRHTMKQEDINQLLVNLALEGKTVVRLKGGDPVIFGRVGEEAELLRRNGIYYEIVPGITSAISVPAYAGIPVTHREASSSLSIITGHESPDKLDHSIQWDKVTNATGTLVFLMGVAKIGYISAQLMKHGRPPETPVALVRWGTRADQETLTGTLADIEAKVTAADFQPPAVIVVGDVVLQREHLMWVEALPLFGKRIVVTRARAQASELVDRIEELGGEPYEFPVIETVMQRDADKQAEIAAALGGLAAYDWVFFTSPNGVDFFMRHLTQQKLDIRSLHRARLCAVGPGTAAALAERGLISEELPGRFQAEGLIEAFGPELKPGQKVLLPRGDLAREWLPGKLRELGLAVTEVDTYETVVTGEDDIELVKLLEEKRIHAVTFTSSSTVRNFLGILKRMGLEDPLALLAGVKIACIGPVTEQTAVEAGFTPGLLPEEATIEGLVQELCRWNETTRLR from the coding sequence ATGGCGGGGAAGGTATATCTGGTAGGTGCAGGTCCGGGGGATGCGAAGCTGATTACGGTTAAGGGGCTGGAGTGTATCCAAAAGGCCGATGTGCTGGTCTATGACAGACTGGCCAGTCCAAGGCTGCTGAAATGGATGAAGCCCGGCGGTGAGAAAATTTACGTAGGCAAGCTCTCGGACCGCCATACGATGAAGCAGGAGGATATTAATCAGCTGCTGGTGAATCTCGCGCTTGAGGGCAAAACGGTGGTGCGGCTGAAGGGCGGGGACCCTGTGATTTTTGGCCGGGTGGGTGAAGAAGCAGAGCTGCTGCGCAGGAATGGCATCTACTATGAGATTGTGCCGGGCATTACCTCAGCCATCAGCGTCCCGGCGTATGCCGGTATTCCGGTAACCCACCGGGAGGCGTCGTCTTCCCTGTCGATTATTACGGGCCATGAGAGCCCGGATAAGCTGGATCATTCCATTCAATGGGATAAAGTAACGAATGCGACAGGCACGCTGGTATTCCTGATGGGTGTCGCCAAAATCGGTTACATCAGCGCCCAGCTCATGAAGCATGGCCGTCCGCCGGAGACTCCGGTGGCGCTGGTGCGCTGGGGGACCCGTGCAGATCAGGAGACGCTGACCGGCACGTTGGCCGATATTGAGGCGAAGGTTACAGCGGCCGATTTTCAGCCGCCGGCGGTTATTGTGGTCGGTGACGTTGTGCTCCAGCGGGAGCACCTGATGTGGGTCGAGGCGCTGCCGCTGTTCGGCAAGCGGATTGTAGTGACGCGGGCGCGCGCACAGGCAAGCGAACTGGTGGACCGGATCGAGGAGCTGGGCGGCGAGCCGTATGAGTTCCCGGTCATTGAGACGGTGATGCAGCGGGATGCGGACAAGCAGGCGGAGATCGCTGCGGCACTTGGCGGGCTTGCGGCGTATGACTGGGTGTTCTTCACCAGTCCGAACGGCGTAGACTTCTTCATGCGGCATCTGACGCAACAGAAGCTGGATATCCGCAGCCTGCACAGGGCGCGTCTATGCGCAGTGGGACCGGGTACGGCTGCAGCGCTCGCAGAGCGCGGGCTGATCTCCGAAGAATTGCCCGGCCGCTTCCAGGCGGAAGGGCTGATTGAAGCGTTCGGCCCGGAGCTTAAGCCAGGGCAGAAGGTGCTGCTTCCGCGCGGCGATCTGGCGCGCGAATGGCTGCCCGGCAAGCTGAGGGAGCTGGGACTTGCAGTGACGGAAGTGGATACGTATGAGACGGTGGTCACCGGCGAGGATGATATTGAACTGGTGAAGCTGCTGGAGGAGAAGCGCATTCATGCGGTGACCTTCACCAGCTCGTCTACAGTGCGCAATTTCCTCGGCATCCTGAAGCGGATGGGCCTGGAAGATCCGCTGGCGCTGCTGGCAGGCGTTAAGATTGCCTGCATCGGTCCGGTTACCGAACAGACCGCAGTCGAAGCAGGCTTCACTCCGGGACTGCTCCCGGAGGAAGCCACCATCGAAGGACTGGTGCAGGAGCTGTGCCGCTGGAATGAAACGACAAGGCTGAGATAG
- the hemA gene encoding glutamyl-tRNA reductase, translating to MHIVVVGLNYRTAPVEVREQFAFAEKDLPAALHQLLQTKSVLEGVVVATCNRTEIYVVVDRLHMCGYFIRSFMEQWFGVRSDVFTQHMYIYEDEQAIAHLMRVTCGLDSMVIGETQILGQVRSAFLTAQAEGVTGTWFNRLFKQAVTLGKRAHSETSIGESAVSVSYAAVELGKRIFGMFTGKRVLILGAGKMSELTVKHLYSSGAAEVIVANRTLSRAVELAEKFSGKPRTIEEALKSLDEVDIVISSTGADGYVLTAAQVAEGMKRRPSRPLFMIDIAVPRDIDPAAASVPDVFLYDIDDLEGIVESNLEMRRSEAAKIEVMIEGEMEEFQQWLKTLGVRPVIRALQDKSNGIYEETMDSLFNKLPELDEHQRKVIRRLTKSIVNQMMHDPINVIKEMSGGKQGNEALEYFTQIFALQEQLDAGPAGESVEPLQRSAAERPSGGEIRVPGAVLTPAGLLGG from the coding sequence ATGCATATTGTCGTCGTTGGCCTGAATTACCGTACGGCTCCCGTAGAGGTGAGGGAACAGTTCGCTTTTGCCGAGAAAGATCTGCCTGCTGCGCTTCATCAGCTGCTGCAGACGAAGAGCGTTCTGGAAGGGGTCGTTGTCGCCACCTGTAACCGGACGGAAATTTATGTGGTCGTGGACCGCCTTCATATGTGCGGATATTTCATCCGCAGCTTCATGGAGCAGTGGTTCGGAGTAAGAAGTGATGTATTTACGCAACATATGTATATATATGAAGACGAGCAGGCGATTGCCCATCTGATGCGTGTCACCTGCGGTCTGGATTCCATGGTGATTGGCGAGACACAGATTCTGGGTCAGGTGCGCAGCGCCTTCCTGACGGCTCAGGCGGAAGGGGTTACCGGAACCTGGTTCAACCGGCTGTTCAAGCAGGCGGTGACGCTCGGCAAGCGTGCGCATAGTGAGACCTCGATCGGCGAGAGTGCGGTGTCGGTCAGCTATGCGGCAGTGGAGCTGGGGAAGCGAATCTTCGGCATGTTCACCGGCAAAAGAGTGCTCATTCTCGGCGCCGGCAAAATGAGCGAGCTGACGGTCAAGCATCTTTACAGCAGCGGCGCGGCGGAAGTCATTGTCGCCAACCGTACCTTGTCCCGTGCTGTAGAGCTGGCCGAGAAATTCTCGGGTAAACCCCGCACGATTGAAGAGGCGCTGAAGTCTCTGGATGAAGTGGATATTGTGATCAGCTCCACGGGTGCGGACGGCTATGTGCTGACGGCAGCCCAGGTAGCCGAGGGCATGAAGCGCCGCCCTTCACGGCCGCTGTTCATGATCGACATTGCTGTGCCACGGGATATTGATCCTGCCGCTGCCAGTGTGCCGGATGTGTTCCTCTATGATATTGATGATCTGGAGGGCATTGTGGAGAGCAATCTGGAGATGCGCCGCAGTGAAGCCGCCAAGATTGAGGTTATGATTGAAGGTGAGATGGAGGAATTCCAGCAATGGCTGAAGACGCTGGGAGTCAGACCGGTGATCCGTGCGCTGCAGGACAAGTCAAACGGAATTTATGAAGAAACGATGGATAGTCTGTTCAACAAGCTGCCTGAGCTGGATGAGCATCAGCGCAAGGTGATCCGCCGGCTGACCAAGAGCATCGTCAACCAGATGATGCACGATCCGATCAACGTGATTAAGGAGATGTCCGGCGGCAAGCAGGGGAATGAAGCGCTGGAATATTTCACTCAAATCTTCGCCCTGCAGGAGCAGCTGGATGCAGGTCCGGCCGGTGAAAGTGTTGAACCGCTTCAGCGCAGCGCTGCTGAACGGCCCTCCGGCGGAGAGATCCGTGTGCCGGGAGCGGTGCTTACCCCAGCCGGTTTGCTGGGCGGGTGA
- the hemC gene encoding hydroxymethylbilane synthase, which produces MRKIIVGSRQSALALTQTGHVIADLERLSGAHGFDFTFEVHKIVTKGDRILDVTLSKVGGKGLFVKEIEQAMLAKDIDMAVHSMKDMPSELPEGLMNGAVPKREDPRDVLISSSGAGLEELPEGARVGTSSLRRSSQLAALRPDLLIEPVRGNIDSRLKKLESGEYDAILLAAAGLSRMGWQDRITAYLPPEVCLPAVGQGALGIECRKDDNELRKLLALYNDERTALTVTAERTFLGALNGGCQVPIGAYAVLESEAGTAARPSITLTGMVGTPDGTVILKETCTGEDPVELGAEVARKLVARGAEKILADVRE; this is translated from the coding sequence ATGCGGAAGATTATCGTGGGCAGCAGACAAAGTGCGCTGGCTTTAACGCAGACGGGGCATGTGATTGCCGATCTGGAGCGGCTTAGCGGAGCGCATGGGTTTGATTTTACTTTTGAGGTGCATAAGATTGTGACCAAGGGTGACCGGATTCTCGATGTGACCCTGTCGAAAGTGGGCGGCAAAGGTTTGTTCGTCAAGGAAATTGAGCAGGCGATGCTCGCCAAGGACATTGATATGGCGGTACATAGTATGAAGGATATGCCTTCCGAATTGCCGGAAGGCTTAATGAATGGAGCGGTGCCGAAGCGCGAAGATCCGCGCGATGTGCTGATCTCAAGCAGCGGAGCGGGCCTTGAGGAGCTGCCGGAAGGCGCGCGCGTAGGCACCAGCAGCTTGCGGCGCTCCAGCCAGCTGGCTGCGCTGAGACCGGATCTGCTCATTGAGCCGGTACGCGGCAATATCGACTCCCGGCTGAAGAAGCTGGAGAGCGGCGAATATGACGCGATTCTGCTGGCAGCGGCGGGGCTGTCGCGAATGGGGTGGCAGGACCGGATTACGGCATATTTGCCGCCTGAGGTCTGCCTGCCCGCTGTCGGCCAGGGCGCACTCGGCATCGAATGCCGCAAGGACGACAACGAGCTGCGCAAGCTGCTGGCGCTGTATAACGATGAGCGCACGGCGCTTACTGTTACGGCGGAGCGGACCTTCCTCGGCGCTCTGAACGGGGGCTGCCAGGTGCCGATTGGCGCCTATGCGGTACTTGAATCAGAAGCCGGAACAGCTGCGAGGCCGTCCATAACGTTAACCGGAATGGTCGGAACACCGGACGGCACAGTCATTCTGAAGGAGACCTGCACCGGTGAAGATCCGGTGGAGCTGGGTGCGGAGGTTGCACGGAAGCTGGTGGCCCGAGGTGCGGAGAAGATTTTGGCCGATGTAAGGGAATAA
- the ccsA gene encoding cytochrome c biogenesis protein CcsA: protein MLLLNGIYDAALLLYALSLLFVFSDCLRRNPGGKRLGTGLLAVVGLLQLTGLAIRFSQEGGLPIFTPYDFLFWFSFSMVVTSFAVTYTRGGEFTVLLLSMAGFSVFLLNRVWLTAEDHTLQSWSAVHGWLAMHVILANLSFAALTLGTVFAIMYLFLHTKLKNKKWDDRVRRLPSLETMDKYSYTAILAGVPLLLASLILAGLSIVAEGRTPLFQDTKVLTTLTGLGVYIVYLVLKFSGRRSGTVMARWAIAGYGFIILNFLLNSWSEFHGWGGE from the coding sequence ATGCTACTGCTGAACGGAATATATGATGCCGCTCTGCTGCTATATGCCCTGAGCCTGCTGTTTGTTTTCTCGGATTGCCTTCGGCGTAATCCGGGCGGAAAGCGGCTGGGCACAGGGCTTCTTGCTGTCGTAGGCCTGCTTCAGCTGACCGGCCTTGCGATCCGCTTCTCCCAGGAGGGCGGATTGCCAATTTTCACGCCTTATGATTTCCTGTTCTGGTTCTCCTTCAGCATGGTGGTTACCTCGTTTGCCGTGACGTATACACGCGGCGGTGAGTTCACGGTGCTGCTGCTCAGCATGGCGGGCTTCAGCGTATTTCTGCTGAACCGGGTATGGCTGACGGCAGAGGATCATACGCTGCAGAGCTGGAGTGCGGTGCACGGGTGGCTGGCGATGCATGTCATTTTGGCGAATCTGAGCTTTGCCGCACTGACACTGGGGACGGTATTTGCGATAATGTATCTGTTCCTGCATACGAAGCTGAAGAATAAGAAGTGGGATGACCGCGTCCGCAGGCTGCCCAGCCTGGAGACGATGGACAAATATTCCTACACGGCGATCCTGGCCGGAGTACCACTGCTGCTGGCCTCGCTGATTCTGGCGGGTCTGTCGATTGTAGCGGAAGGGCGGACACCGCTGTTTCAGGATACGAAGGTCCTGACTACGCTTACGGGCCTGGGCGTCTACATCGTCTACCTTGTGCTGAAGTTCTCCGGCCGCCGAAGCGGTACAGTCATGGCCCGCTGGGCGATTGCGGGGTACGGCTTCATTATTCTTAATTTCCTGCTGAATTCCTGGTCGGAGTTCCATGGCTGGGGCGGGGAATGA
- the hemB gene encoding porphobilinogen synthase: MSFPITRHRRLRGSAGIRGMVRETVLNVLDFIQPIFVTYGTGVKNEISSMPGVYHFSLDTLKAEVDEIASLGIPAVLLFGIPETKDAVGSSGFADDGIVQEATRLIKKWYPDLLVVADTCLCEFTDHGHCGMVHTHTVDGVVHGDVINDASLELLTRTAVSQARAGADIIAPSNMMDGFVQAIRAGLDANGFEQVPIMSYSVKYASAFYGPFREAADSAPQFGNRKTYQMDPANLREAIREADSDVLEGADMLMVKPALAYLDVIRTIRDQFDLPLVAYNVSGEYSMVKAAAQQGWIDEQAVVLEMLTGMKRAGADVIITYFAKDAARWLRG, from the coding sequence ATGAGCTTTCCAATAACCAGACACCGCCGTTTGCGCGGGTCGGCCGGTATTCGCGGCATGGTGCGCGAGACGGTGTTGAATGTGCTGGATTTCATCCAGCCGATTTTTGTAACCTATGGAACCGGTGTGAAGAATGAGATCAGCTCCATGCCCGGCGTGTATCATTTCTCGCTGGACACGCTTAAGGCGGAGGTGGATGAGATTGCTTCCCTGGGCATTCCGGCGGTACTGCTGTTCGGTATCCCCGAGACGAAGGATGCGGTTGGCTCGTCCGGCTTCGCAGATGATGGCATTGTGCAGGAAGCCACGCGTCTGATCAAAAAATGGTATCCCGACCTGCTGGTCGTCGCCGACACCTGCCTGTGTGAATTCACTGACCACGGCCACTGCGGCATGGTGCATACCCATACGGTGGATGGTGTGGTGCATGGGGATGTAATCAACGATGCTTCGCTTGAACTGCTGACCCGCACGGCGGTCTCACAGGCCCGGGCAGGGGCGGATATTATCGCGCCGTCCAACATGATGGACGGATTCGTGCAGGCGATCCGTGCCGGACTCGATGCGAATGGCTTCGAGCAGGTGCCGATCATGTCCTATTCGGTAAAATACGCCTCCGCCTTCTACGGCCCGTTTCGCGAAGCAGCGGATTCCGCTCCCCAGTTCGGCAACCGCAAGACGTATCAGATGGACCCGGCCAACCTGCGGGAAGCTATCCGCGAAGCGGATTCCGATGTGCTGGAAGGCGCGGATATGCTGATGGTGAAGCCTGCACTGGCTTATCTGGATGTAATCCGTACGATCCGCGACCAGTTCGATTTGCCTCTCGTAGCCTACAATGTCAGCGGTGAGTACTCGATGGTCAAGGCGGCTGCGCAGCAGGGCTGGATCGATGAGCAGGCGGTTGTGCTGGAGATGCTGACCGGCATGAAGCGCGCCGGAGCAGATGTAATCATTACCTATTTCGCCAAGGACGCAGCCCGCTGGCTGCGCGGCTAG
- a CDS encoding NAD(P)-dependent oxidoreductase, producing MKKYLPIMLDVEGRRVVIVGGGAVAVRKAAPLLEAGAELAVISPSLSGTLAAMADEGRLQWISRPYAPGDLQGAVLVYAASDNRAVNEAVAAEARQLGLPVNVASHAEAGTFITPGVLRRGRLTVTVSTSGAGPSAAAEITQQIAGLLGEEYEPYLDFLHELRTAIKQLEPAAETRARLLRRLGKLDVLNELRQGTFIPWTRGEIEAWVARNREE from the coding sequence ATGAAAAAGTATCTGCCGATTATGCTGGATGTGGAAGGACGGCGGGTGGTGATCGTTGGCGGCGGGGCGGTGGCTGTGCGCAAGGCGGCTCCGCTGCTGGAAGCGGGTGCGGAGCTGGCGGTGATCAGCCCCTCGCTCAGCGGGACGCTGGCTGCGATGGCTGATGAGGGGCGGCTGCAATGGATCAGCCGCCCCTATGCTCCCGGGGATCTCCAGGGAGCTGTTCTGGTCTATGCCGCCAGCGATAACAGGGCGGTGAACGAGGCCGTTGCCGCGGAAGCCCGGCAGCTGGGGCTGCCCGTTAATGTGGCCAGCCATGCAGAGGCGGGCACGTTCATTACGCCCGGCGTGCTCCGCCGCGGGCGCTTGACGGTTACGGTCTCGACCTCCGGGGCGGGACCGTCGGCGGCTGCGGAGATTACGCAGCAGATTGCGGGGCTGCTCGGCGAGGAATACGAGCCGTATCTGGATTTCCTGCATGAGCTGCGGACAGCGATTAAGCAGCTGGAGCCGGCGGCAGAGACCCGGGCGCGGCTCTTGCGGCGGCTGGGGAAGCTGGATGTGTTGAATGAGCTGCGGCAGGGCACCTTTATACCATGGACACGCGGGGAGATTGAGGCTTGGGTGGCGCGCAACCGGGAGGAATAG
- the hemL gene encoding glutamate-1-semialdehyde 2,1-aminomutase: protein MGNIPLNRREEASRTAFEEAKQYIPGGVNSPVRAFKSVGLTPVYVERGEGSRIYDIDGNSFIDYVCSWGPLIMGHAHPEVVKALQETAARGTSFGAPTLLETAMAKTVVERVASVDIVRMVNSGTEATMSAIRLARGYTGRSKILKFEGSYHGHADSLLIKAGSGVATLGLPDSPGVPEGVAVNTITVPYNDLDGVKTAFERYGNEIAAIIVEPIAGNMGVVPPLPGFLEGLRKVTTGYGALLIFDEVMTGFRVDRGCAQGLFGLDPDLTCFGKVIGGGLPVGAYGGKREIMEQIAPSGPIYQAGTLSGNPLAMAAGYSTLALLTPEVYTHLESLGARLEAGLKRNAQETGIPLTINRVGSMVCPFFTEEPVINFETAKTSNLELFKRYFGKMLDQGISVPPSQFEGMFVSAAHSEQDIDDTIAGHYQALKSL from the coding sequence ATGGGCAATATACCGCTGAACCGCCGGGAAGAGGCTTCCCGCACCGCTTTTGAAGAGGCAAAACAATATATTCCCGGCGGGGTGAACAGCCCGGTCCGGGCATTCAAATCCGTAGGATTGACCCCGGTGTATGTCGAGAGGGGCGAAGGCTCGCGGATCTACGATATTGACGGCAACAGCTTCATTGACTACGTATGTTCGTGGGGACCGCTGATTATGGGGCATGCCCATCCTGAGGTGGTGAAGGCGTTGCAGGAGACTGCGGCCAGAGGGACAAGCTTCGGCGCGCCTACCCTGCTTGAGACCGCAATGGCCAAAACCGTGGTGGAACGCGTAGCCTCGGTGGACATTGTCCGCATGGTGAATTCGGGGACGGAAGCGACGATGAGCGCGATCAGACTGGCCCGCGGCTACACCGGACGCAGCAAAATCCTCAAATTCGAAGGCTCCTATCACGGCCATGCCGACAGCCTGCTGATTAAAGCCGGTTCCGGGGTGGCTACGTTGGGGCTGCCGGATAGTCCGGGCGTGCCGGAAGGTGTGGCGGTGAATACGATCACGGTACCTTATAATGACCTGGACGGGGTCAAAACCGCTTTTGAACGTTACGGCAACGAGATTGCCGCTATCATCGTTGAGCCGATCGCCGGAAATATGGGCGTGGTGCCTCCGCTTCCGGGGTTCCTGGAGGGGCTTCGTAAGGTGACTACGGGGTACGGGGCTTTGCTGATTTTTGACGAGGTGATGACCGGCTTCCGTGTGGACCGGGGATGTGCGCAGGGACTGTTCGGGCTGGACCCGGACCTGACCTGCTTCGGCAAGGTTATCGGCGGCGGGCTTCCTGTAGGGGCTTATGGCGGCAAAAGAGAGATCATGGAGCAGATCGCCCCGTCCGGCCCGATCTATCAGGCAGGCACACTCAGCGGAAATCCGCTGGCGATGGCGGCGGGCTACAGCACGCTTGCGCTGCTGACCCCTGAGGTCTACACCCATCTGGAGTCGCTTGGCGCAAGGCTGGAAGCCGGACTTAAGCGCAATGCGCAGGAGACGGGAATTCCGCTGACGATTAACCGCGTGGGCTCGATGGTATGTCCGTTCTTCACGGAGGAGCCGGTCATTAACTTCGAGACGGCCAAGACCAGTAACCTGGAGCTGTTCAAGCGTTATTTTGGCAAAATGCTGGATCAGGGCATCAGCGTTCCGCCGTCCCAGTTCGAGGGAATGTTCGTATCCGCTGCGCATAGCGAGCAGGATATTGACGATACAATTGCGGGCCATTATCAGGCCCTGAAATCGCTATGA